The genome window AATATTTAGTACAACTCTAACATTAGAAAGTACGTAATAGTACGTATTTGTAATTGCattttcacaataataataaatataacatttaCTACTTTACATTCCCATTGATCTATCCTGTGTTAATTACACGGTCTATGTTGGGCTATACACTTTAACACCAACCatttctaattataattaactaattataataatcaataaGTGGCAGAACTGgcactcaaagtttaaaaataaaattgccaGTCTCGAAAGCAATACTCTGACTGCGGACCACTGACAAATAGATTTAGAAAATTAACTACTCAGCATAAATcattctattattattactattactattattattattattattattattattattattagggaaaatgacactttttccccctatgttatatgcatatagtacttttcccccctgtgttattaaagtggcatttcccccccctgaaatgttaaattgtcattgttacccttaaaataattatttcatttatttttcttctccaacaaattattatttatatgtatggatgatcacgattcggttcgaacctaaccaaacactgtagcaataatatcgaaatagtatggatggttctagttacgattcagaaccgaaaaatttaaaattaaataattgttgaaccgtgaaccggaacttaaccacagtcatatatattgaaaataatcaaacacttattttgataaatcggtacggttcgattccaatttcgattttaaaccgccaatcaaaacttatgtatttatttactacgtatttatttttataattttatttcttatttaaaaatagtctaaatttaacaattattttattttattttttcggttctgaatcgtaaccgtaaccgtctatactatttaagttcaattgctacagtgttcgattaggttcgtatcgaaccgtgatattccatacatattagtaacaattgattggagaataaaaataaatgaaatagttattttaaggacaaaaatgtcaatttaacattacaagggagaaaactaccacttttaaaataactgagggggaaaaactgccactttaataacacaaaggggaaaagtgctataagcatataacatagggggaaaaagtgccattttcccttattattattaagtttgAACTGTAGCCAAAGGCtgtgtggtcaagcggcacccggtgtacactctcatgtggaaggaagtgggttcgagcctcagtgaagttATCTGttcactctttgtgcttcagtaggttgagaagtaactatgaacagaatactacattgtaacaaagtcagtagaacttaaaaaaaaaaaaaaaagtttgaactgTACAGTtgccttctctttttttttttttttatttattttaatttttgccaAAATACTTGTTTAACACTAGGTTGCAATTCAAACTACGAAGATGCCGTCCGTACACATTCAAATTCAAAGCTAATCCCCATTTTCATTCACATACGGAGAAGTATTATTAACGGTAGCGGCACAGCTgtacatttgcacatataacaCGTCGCCTTCGTTGGctcaattaatattttaaaccaattttaatacttataatcttaaattattttttaaaaagtttgtgtgACCCACAACCGTATTTCCGCTTTAGATTGTAAGTGAGTCAAATTACTTTATCTTAATTTcgtaaatatttaaattggatagctttcaaaaataaaaaataaaaattggatcATTTATTGTCAATCACTATATGAAGATATAAAATCAgtaaatcacaaaaaaaaaaaaagagtaaatcgCACTAGAAAAATCTCGTGTGACGAGCTTGGCCGGGAGTGTGgtgacaataattaaacttaTGACCTTCAATTCAAAtatgagaatcatgtttcactcACTCACCTACTCATCGATTTTTGAGTTTTGACTATAAGTGCAAGTGCATGgagaaatataaattttttgtctTGTATCCTTACCCATTTCTCGAATCATACgaatattttatctaaaatcatacaaatattttatcatatattgAAACAGAAATATGAATAACTTATTGAGTGCAAATACAATTGTCATACCTAATTGCCATCATGTTTAGCAAAAGATCGATCAATGACCAATTGGCCACAACCAGCAATCATTCATTggctatataaaaaaaagttacagtaattatcaatatttattaactatttgcaaaatatttctaaattatATGGTACAATAATTTCCAAAAGAATATATACATTCTTAATTAGAGATATAGCTAATAAAActatacaagtatacaacacAACaactcaaaacaattttttaaaaaaaaactattacaaataaataaataaaattatagtgcctaattaattaaaaggtaGAGTTCTTGCTGATCTATTACAACAAGTATTATCTTGACATGTTAATTTACTGATTATTGCTTTTAATGGATGAtccaattttctcttttaaaacGATATTAGGCTATCTATACATCTTTTATTTAGTAGCTAGTGCGGATTCAATCTCATGTATCGTGCCACATaagattcattattattatttttgtaattcaaATAAGCTCTTAACGGGTGTAAGATTTTTACTCGTTTTTTCATTGgcattattattttagattatgttgtataatttatttaaatatcctCAAtgcaaataagtaaataactaaatactccgtaataattctatatatacatgaccatatattgttttatatatgtataaatatattattattggtaatagtattatgtttttttattagtatagGTGATAAGTGCAACATGGCACCATTTAAATATTGAAAAGtaacataaaaataattcaaatgcaCCATCGACCATCAACAATCTTTCTTTGGTTTTTTAGGAGATTTTGGTGATGTGTGGATGAGAGAGGGAagatgtgaaaaaaaaaaaaaaaaaaaaaagagttaagtTTAtctagtgttgtaaaaatcaccCTAAGCGACCACCTAGGCGCTAAATGTCCCTAGGTCGAGTGGATTTTACTCCTAGGCACCTTTTAGTCGGCCGGCTAACTATGCGCCCGACTCAATCAACTCGATGCTGAACTCGGGCGAGTTTAAACCCAACTCAGCCAATTTTTTCTAAGAATTTAGGTGACtacactttattattattattgttattttactCGGCCGCTCTACTAGTGCCTAGGCCTTCTACAACCTTAGGTTTATCTGCTAAGCAAAGTCACTCGTGGGTGCGTTAGGGTGGTTGTATGTCAACTGACATCTActttaaaatttctaattgttttatttgttttgtttctcTTCATTTCAACTCTTACAaatcagacaaaaaaaaaaaaaagaaccttcaaattttaattttaccattGATCTTGCTCTAAAAAAAGACGCATTACCTCCAATTACAACGTCAACTccaaaatttttcataatggtAAAATAAGATCACCGAAATAATtatataactttaaaaaaaatcgtataatattattatgatcacattatttatgtaacattacataatttaaattaaaagcaTCATAAGTACATATGCACgagaagattatatatatacttataaaaataaaatattattttcctttgcAGTCAAAAGCATGAGTGTGAGTTTGAACGTTGGGGGTAGCATGGACCAGAATAGCACGCTCCTCTTGTTTGTTTTCAAGTGCATGCATAATCTATCcacttcattatttttttaattaattaatttttcaattccTCTCACAACGTGATCCTTATACTTTACTCTATCCggatattaataaattcattcaaAACTGTAATTTGCTCATTCTCATTATCTATCTTTACTACAAACTATTAATACTAACGACTGGTCAAAATAATTACTGCAATCAGTCCCGGCCCAtaacattattttcttttatgtaTAATTGTAAATGTTTAACTATTCAATATAGATTTTCTTTCATAAATAATTGTTGTAAATGTTTAActctaaatttatatttgttcttctcttcaaaaaaaaaaaaaagaaaaaaagaaaaaagaaaagaaatcaaCATTTTGATCACTCAATTGGTTTCTAAATGTCAATGTTGTtcctagttttcaatttcaaccaatttgatttttgaattatttaaaaatttgtcaatTAAACTCTTTTAAAATTGACGAAATTAATTGACGAAATTGGGTTTGTAATGCAGCACTGTAGCTGTGTTtcaattgacgaaattttatatttgttccTGAAAGAGTTTAACCCTTTTAAACCCTTTTAGGAccaaattgacgaaattttaaaaatgtaaaaattaacaatttggtTCCTGAAAGAGTTtgattgacgaaattttaaacaattcgaagatcaaattgattgaaattgaaaattattgaCTACATTAACAGTTGAGAAACAATTGAGGAACCGAAATGTtgattaactcaaaaaaaaaaaaacctttattaATTTGGATGACAAACTTTATGCCTTTCACATACAAGTAAGAAAAGGGAAAGTTAGATAATTgtatattcttaattattatatgaaaaaaaaaaaacaacgttAAATTTTGTTGTATGTGTACTTGAATTGTTAAAAAGTATTAGAGGAATTgtaaaatttcataaatttaacGTTCATTGATTTATGTATTTGACTATTTTATTGTCGTTTCGTTTATACAATTTCTTAAAACAATTACTttttatctcaaaaaaaaaattatcattattttaaaaattgaaatgtcCCATAATTATCATTCTCATCAATATAATAACATTGATTACCTCATTATtctaaatattctttaaaaatacTCTACTTTTATTATAAGGCAATGCATTTATTATTGGCAAAAACATAAATACATTGCTAAATCAAtacattaaatattttcttttaaatcccTGTGTTCAGTCAAaatttgaacataaatataatatgtgcagtccaactatcagcttaggcttttagttgagatggagcacatgctttaatttggtatcagagtcatgcAAAAAGTCATGAGTTCGAATCTCTTCCACGTgacagcttaggcttttagttgagatggagcacatgcttaaCCCTACGTGTTCGATATTTGATCCTTTAAAGGCATTTATTAAAACAATTCATTAtacattaacattttttaaatattaagtaTCAACTGAAATTATTAAGACGTGTATTATTGTACtaataaagtaaaaacattAAACACAATTCATAAACACTCACAATATATGATAGAATTTATGCAAACACAGCCTTAACGTGTTACTCATCAAACCCTAAAAACAACCTAAAATACCACATGAACCTTCCCATTTGACTCTGAAATCAATAAAATTGTTTCAACACTGAAAATGATCCATAGGAGACACCAAATGCAATAAGAACCCTACCAAACAAGGCCCCATATAGTGGGCAAGTTAGTAGCGGATCTCTCCATATATCATCACTGAATGAATGAATCTAAAAGGCAAATCACCATTACTATTAATTCTAATATTGTTTAGAAATTAATTAAGGATGTCATTAAATGACACAGGTATTTAGTAAAAACCTTAATCCGAATTAGGAAGTTGGTAAAACacttgaaaaggaaaaaataaaatatttctaaaaaaaaaagggaaaataaaatATGCTGTCATCCATAATTTGAATGCAACGTCTCCTAAACAGACACAACCACATGGCAGAAATAAGTGACCGTTGCCGCGAACCGTAGTCTTCTTTTACGAGATCGCATCCATGATCCAACGGCCAAATTTCCATAACTAGCCGTTTGGTTTGAATAAAGACCCTCTGCTCTACCCCCTCGGTTTGTAAGCCTATCCAGCAGACAAAGCCCCTTCAATCTCTCCCTCTATCTCTCTTTCCTCTTTCCCCTTTGGGGTTTTTGGCAGACAGAGTAttctcttctctttcttcttctcggGTCCTTTAACTAAGCTCTCTCTAAGAGTTGGATCTTGGAGAGAAggaggaggagagagagagcTTTGTTTTCTTGGGTTGTTGTTCTTTGTTGATGGGTTCTGAAATCAGGATGGATCAAGAGAACATGATTGCATCTGATGAGAACAATGTTGCTTTGATGAAACCAACTAATGCTCAAGGTAAATGCCGGTTGAGAAGATGTGGGGTAGTAgcaaaagattgaatcttttttttttcttgtttttctttttgagatTCAAATTCATAAAAATGAAGTCTTTCTTAAAAGGGACTTGAgaattcaaaattcaattttttttcttcttttcttttctgaaTTTGAACCTGAATCTGTGGCATAAAGGATCAGATTTTGAAATGTTTTGTCTTGGTTGGTATCATGTGTTTATATCTTTCTGAATTTGGTTTTCTGTATGGGCATATGAAAGGTGGGGGAGAAATGGGTGGAAGGAAGTTTGGGATGGAGATCAGGCACAACAGGAGAGCACTGGGAGTGATAAACCAGAATTTAGGAGCCCATCCATGCCCATTTGTTGTTACCAAAAGAGGATTATCAGAGTAATTCTAATCTCAAATCTTAAGATTTctttttggccttttttttttcatctcttATCTCTGTACAAAACTGATGTCTTGAGAACACTTTTCTTGTGTCCAGAACTACTATTGGGGTCTGCAATAACAATCCTCCTGTACCATCTCATAGGCCCATCACAAGGTCAGCTAAGAAGTTCTGAAGATTTCttctaaaagttttttttttatctatggTTCTTTAATTTTAGCCTGAttattcaaatttcattttaaaataaaggaaATTTGCTGCCCAAATTGCTACCTCACAGCAACACTATCATGAGGTATTGTACTGTGAATTcccatttaatttaaaaaaaaaaaacaagaagtttttgaaaataaaaaatgatctCACTGAAAATGGCTCTCAATGATGTTGAACAGGAAACCAAGAAACCAAAGATTGCAGCTGAAGAAGAATTCACAGTATGGGAGGATGTTCCCCTTCATGAAGTGGGTAAAGACCAGGCTGTTCCCATGGCTTTGGAACAGGCAGAACATGAAAAATCTCACATGGTAATAATCTAAAACCTGTTTCTAATtaagtaatataatatttaatttgaagcCTATATGAACAAACTGAAAATTTTccatttgttgttttttgcAGGAGGTTGAAATGGAGGATATATTTGAGGAAACTATAGTAGACATTGACAGTGGTGATGAGAAGAACCCACTTGCAGTTGTGGACTATGTGGGTGATATCTATGCCTACTACAAAAAAGTTGAGGTACCCAAATTAACATTATAGAAACAATTTCTTTTAATGTTATAAACAGTTGTAATGGATCAATCATTTGTGGTGTTTTCAAATCTGTGGTGTTTTCAAATCATTTGTTGTTTAAAAAGAAGTATAATTTAAAGATTAGTCTTTTGTGGGTATATTGGATTTCAAAGTTAGACATTTGGGATCTTATTAGGTAAAAAGAATACTTTAAAAGATGCttttttgaattcaaaaaatCTAAGCAGTACAAAATGGCCTTTTATGAATGGGTTAGATCTGAGGTTAAGTAATTCTTACAAGAAGACTTTCCCTAAGGTCAATgttttcctgtttttttttgggtcaagtGAACACTGTTAGCAGTAAAACATGTTCTGTTTTACCAGAAGTGGGctgtcattttttaaatttatttaatcataaattaaatataaaatgatataGCTAATAATTTGGGTTTCTAATGCAGCATTGTAGCTGTGTTTCACCAGACTATATGGCTCAGCAGTTTGACATCAATGAGAGGATGAGGGCTATTCTGATTGACTGGTTGATTGAGGTAAAAGAAAAATGGGATTttgggattttatttttattttataaatagtgGAATTGGGACATTAATTGGTGATGATGAAACAGGTGCACCACAAGTTTGAACTAAGGGAAGAGACATTATTTCTGACAGTTAACCTAATCGATAGGTTTCTAGAGAAGCAGTCTGTTGTGAGGAAGAAGTTGCAGCTCGTTGGACTGGTTGCAATGTTGTTGGCGTGCAAGTACGAGGAGGTTTCTGTTCCTGTCGTCGATGATTTGGTGTTCATTTCAGACAAGGCTTACACAAGGAAAGAAGTGCTAGAAATGGTAAGAGCACCAGTttcaattttcttgaaattgcccacaaaatacaaaattctCAACACCACCATGCCCCCCTACCCCACAAAATAGTAAAGAGGTGGTGACTCAGCGACCATTAGGTGGGAGGACAAAATGCAAAACCAACTGAGAACCACCATGGCCCCACAAAATAGGGGTGTGGTGGCTTCAGTGGCCATTAGGTGAGAGGGCCAGTGTCCTTGTTACACATATTGTGTGTTGCACTCCTACACTGGAATTGTCAGGATCGCAGAACCAATTGAGTTGCTCGGGAGAGTAGTTTTTTCTTGAACTATTGATCGAATAATGATGGTGATTTTGGTTGCAGGAGAGTTTGATGCTGAACACGTTGCAGTTCAACATGTCAATCCCGACTCCATATGTGTTCATGAAGAGGTTCCTCAAGGCGGCTCAATCCGACAAGAAGCTCGAGCTCATGTCCTTCTTCTTGATCGAGCTTTGCCTGGTGGAGTACGAGATGCTCAAGTTCCCGCCTTCCTTTCTGGCGGCGGCCGCCATCTACTCCGCCCAGTGCACGCTCTACGGCGTTAGCCAATGGAGCAAGACCTGCGAGTGGCACACCGGCTACACAGAACACCAACTTCTGTAAGAACACTTTTAACTTGTCTGCTGCATATCTGCAGACTTTTTGCCATCCATTTTCTGATCCTTTAAGGttgttttcttgttgttttCCAGGGAAAGCTCGAGAAAGATGGTGGGGTTCCACCAGAAAGCGGCCACGGGAAAACTTACAGGAGTACATAGGAAGTACAACACATCAAAATATGGGTATGCTGCAAAATGTGAAGCGGCTAGTTTTCTTCTTGTACAGACCCAATAACAACAGACAGAGGGAGATTCAGGGGGGGCATGTACAGTGCACTCTAACTATACATGACTTTCTATATTGATGATATTATTGGGGAGGCTTTCTGGGGTTAATGCCTGCTAATTTACAAGAATAAATTGTTAGCAACTATCTGTTGCCCCGGGGGAGGGGGGATTTGATCATCTGATTTTTATTGTTAGAAGAAGAGAGGGGGTTGTGTTGTTTGCAATTGCAAAACAACCATGATCATTTTTAGTTGTTATTTGGAACAGATCTCTTTAATTGTATTTCtgcatattttcttcttttaataaTCAAAGAAACAGCAGAAAGCACTGTTTTGCTATAGATTTGGGGTTTTGACTGAAATGCACAGGCAGATTTCACAAGGGAAGAATTTATCCCCAAAAAGCCACCTTATTCATTGTTCTTCCATTCAAGAGAATAAGAGAGCATTACCCGTAGGGTGTTCTTAGAGAGAAGCACAGATGGACCAAAAGCCAAAAGTCCTTTAATTGAAAGACTAATGTCACTGGACTCGTTTTCACCTAATGATGTCTCGTGCGGCAGTAAAGGATGAGATGACTACGAAAGAAGGTTAGACAAGAACTTCGATGCTAAAGGAAATACATGAGCTTTATAGAGAAATTGAATGCCTCGAATCTTTGATGCTTACAAATGAGGGCCCCTTGTGGGGTATTTATACCCAATTGCTTCTTTTAGAATActctaaaattatttataacatgTGAGGATTCCGTAGAGTTCATCTTCTAGCTAGTATGTACAGACCCAATAACAGACAGAGGGAGATCCAGGGGGCATGTACAGTGCACTCTAACTATACATGACTTTCtataatgatgatattattgGGGGGTGTGGTATACAGCTTTCTGGGGTAATGCCTGCTAATTTACAAGAATAATTTGCTTAGCAACTATCTGTTGCCCCGGGGGAGGGGGGATTTGATCATCTGATTTTtagggctcgtttggttcgcggaaaatatttgaagggaagtggaagtgaaattccgtggaaaagtagttactaggaaaataaattatgttgtttggttggtggaaaagaagttgctgggaagataaattctgttgtttggttggatttaatatggtaaggaataatgtgtataaagacctatatgcccctacaaattaataaaagtaataataattagaaaataacaCAAAGGGTAAATTTGTCCAATCATACCAATTTTTCTTCCCATCCTCCATGgaccaaggattttgttttcctcaaatttgagaaaTTCATTTTCCTCTACTTTAAGGAAAACAACTTCCATGGAAAAATTTTTCCACccaaccaaacataccctagtgttagaagaagagaagagggGGTTGTGTGTTTGCAATTGCAAAACAACCATGATCATTTTTAGTTGTTATTTGGAACAGATCTCTTTATTGTATTTCTgcatattttcttcttcttttaattattCAAAGAAACAGCagaatttattcatttttcttGAATATCCATGATCATTTTTAGTTGTTATTTGGAACAGATCTCTTTATTGTATTTCTgcatattttcttcttcttttaataatcaaagaaacagcagaatttattcatttttcttGAATTTCCATGCAAGCACTGTTTTGCTATATATTTTGggattttgactgaaatgggcATGCAGATTTCAGGAGAAATGGACCAACaagtaacttttaaaatttggacAAAAAGATGATTTGGAACTTGAGTTTCTACTTTCTAGTAAAAAATGACAAGTCTTGGCTTGACTTGCCTCCATTCTCATATGTATTATTGTACATGACAAATGAAAGAAAGTGAGTgcatttatcaaaaaaataataaaattaaagctcTACTCCAATATTCCTAATTTCAAGGATGACCATGACGTAGAAACCCTTGGAGCTAAGGATTAAGCCTTTAAGCAAAGAATGACCATGGCGAAAGCCTTAAAGTTCTCCACAATGAAGAGGGCTGCAAGTACAAACCTCATTATGATGATTACTTTGCTCATGATTTTAACGTTAAGAATGGAGGCCAACGAGTTGCCATGCTTCTCAGTTCTCAAGGTATATACTCAAGTTTTTTCAATAGGATTTTTCTAATCCCTTTCATTGTTAAAAATTACTATCATTAGAGATTTTTATgtgagaatttaattttttaagatttttattatagttttaGATTTAGTTGTTTATATTGCCTTTTCAGCGAGTGGTATCATTAGCCACAATTGGATACtacttaaattttaatattaaattagagCAATATCCTTCAACCAAACTTTTAGGTACGTAATGACCATCTAGTGTCTTGGTGTTTTTTTCAATGGTCTTTGTTTTGACATTTCCGTGTTCTCCGTTATCATAATACTTTTCAAGGATAATGAGTTTTTCACGGATTTTGAGATAATTTTGACATTGCTGACCAGTAGATTTTGTTTGCTACTAGTTAATGATGAGTTGGGTACATATTATGTTATTTGCAAGCTTTTTGCTTCCATATGCTTTAGCTTGAGGGGTATGTTAAAAATTACTATTAGAGATTTTTATGATGTAGAATTTAGTTGGTTGAGACCCTTTAGATTAAAGGGCTCGACCATTACCGACCCGTTCCAAACATAAACAACAACTCTTCAACCAAACAGATTTAAATACATGCTTCAGTTTTAACCAAATACAAAAATCTAACATTCCTACCAATTTGACATTTCCTAAGATAATATGacattccatgaaccaaacgaCCGCTTACGGAAAAGGAACATCCCCCTATAGCGTAGGAAGGTAAGACTTGcataacatttttcaaaagaaCATCTCTCCTGAAAGAAATCTATGTCTCCAATTTTAAATACAGGTGGGATGGATATTTAATATCCACAACCCGATTGTCATTACTTGCCTTCAAGAGGATAACCGGTCTGATTCGGCCTCAACAACACGACGATTTGGTTTCAGGTTGACAATTTGGTTGGGTTTTTCGAATTATGCACAACCCTACTCATTTTATTTATCTCATTTTACTTGTCATGTTtaatattcattaatcaaactaattatTTGTTTCTTACTTAACttcattagtatttttttaaaataatttttaaatttagtttgtTGTATTTAAAAgtacttttaaatatatatattaattttaaacttaatattataaaaaattgactTGTAAATAACTCATTAATCGAATCAGCCATATAAAAGAGAATGAAGtgagtattattatttagtattaacaaataaaattaaaaaaaaaaatgaagagaatttattttctttgtaaagTTGCCAAGCTGGCATGAAATTTCAAACGTATAAATACCCTAAAACCTCTTGCAAGTTGCAATATTGGATCTCCATTAAAGAATATTCACATTCTCCAAACTTAGGTAGAAGTAGAAGAAGCTTAAACATGGCCGCCATGTCCGCCGCTACCCTGAAAACACCCAcctatcaccaccaccaccacctgaATTCCGTTACACATATCGCCACCTTCCCCCACACCGTTTCCCCTCTCTCCACCACCAAATCCATTTCCATCACCTGCAACTCGGCAGCCAATGCCGCCGCCGCGCCGGTCCAAACTCCGCCGCCGACCGCCGTCACCTCAGATCGCGTCTTCAACTTCGCGGCGGGTCCCGCCACTCTTCCCGTGAACGTCCTCGAGAAGGCCCAGGCGGAGCTCGTGGACTGGCGCGGCTGCGGCATGTCAGTCATGGAGATGAGCCACCGCGGGAAGGAGTTCCTTTCCATCATCCAGAAAGCCGAGGCGGATCTGCGGGCTCTCCTCGGCGTCCCCGAGGATTACGCCGTCCTCTTCCTCCAGGGCGGCGCCACCACCCAATTCGCCGCCGTGCCGCTCAACATCTGCGCCCCTGACGACGCCGTCGATTACATCGTCACCGGCTCGTGGGGAGACAAGGCCTACAAGGAAGCAGTGAAGTACTGCAAGCCCAACGTGATCTGGAGCGGAAAAtcggagaaatacaccaagatCCCCACCTTCGACTCGCTGGAACAAACCCCGCACGCCAAGTGTTTGCATATATGCGCCAATGAGACTATTCACGGTGTTGAATTCAAAAATTACCCAACCCCCAAAAATCCAAACGCCGTTTTAATTGCCGACATGTCATCCAATTTTTGCTCCAAGCCCGTGGACATTTCCAAATTCGGGATCATCTACGCCGGAGCCCAGAAAAACGTTGGCCCTTCAGGCGTCACCATTGTAATAATCCGTAAAGATTTGATCGGAAATGCACAGCCAGTTACTCCTGTAATGCTGGACTACAAGATCCACGCGGATAACAATTCGCtgtataacactcccccttgttATGGGATTTACATGTGCGGCCTAGTTTTTGAAGATCTGTTGGCTCAGGGTGGATTGGGGGAggtggagaagaagaacaagaagaaagcTGAGATTTTGTACCAGACTATAGATTCTAGCAATGGGTTCTACAGGTGCCCAGTTGAGAAGTCTG of Ipomoea triloba cultivar NCNSP0323 chromosome 3, ASM357664v1 contains these proteins:
- the LOC116012417 gene encoding G2/mitotic-specific cyclin-2-like, whose product is MGSEIRMDQENMIASDENNVALMKPTNAQGGGEMGGRKFGMEIRHNRRALGVINQNLGAHPCPFVVTKRGLSETTIGVCNNNPPVPSHRPITRKFAAQIATSQQHYHEETKKPKIAAEEEFTVWEDVPLHEVGKDQAVPMALEQAEHEKSHMEVEMEDIFEETIVDIDSGDEKNPLAVVDYVGDIYAYYKKVEHCSCVSPDYMAQQFDINERMRAILIDWLIEVHHKFELREETLFLTVNLIDRFLEKQSVVRKKLQLVGLVAMLLACKYEEVSVPVVDDLVFISDKAYTRKEVLEMESLMLNTLQFNMSIPTPYVFMKRFLKAAQSDKKLELMSFFLIELCLVEYEMLKFPPSFLAAAAIYSAQCTLYGVSQWSKTCEWHTGYTEHQLLESSRKMVGFHQKAATGKLTGVHRKYNTSKYGYAAKCEAASFLLVQTQ
- the LOC116014460 gene encoding phosphoserine aminotransferase 2, chloroplastic-like; the protein is MAAMSAATLKTPTYHHHHHLNSVTHIATFPHTVSPLSTTKSISITCNSAANAAAAPVQTPPPTAVTSDRVFNFAAGPATLPVNVLEKAQAELVDWRGCGMSVMEMSHRGKEFLSIIQKAEADLRALLGVPEDYAVLFLQGGATTQFAAVPLNICAPDDAVDYIVTGSWGDKAYKEAVKYCKPNVIWSGKSEKYTKIPTFDSLEQTPHAKCLHICANETIHGVEFKNYPTPKNPNAVLIADMSSNFCSKPVDISKFGIIYAGAQKNVGPSGVTIVIIRKDLIGNAQPVTPVMLDYKIHADNNSLYNTPPCYGIYMCGLVFEDLLAQGGLGEVEKKNKKKAEILYQTIDSSNGFYRCPVEKSVRSLMNVPFTLAKSELEAEFIKEAAAEKMVQLKGHRSVGGMRASIYNAMPLAGVEKLVAFMQDFQARHG